The Janthinobacterium lividum genome has a window encoding:
- a CDS encoding GspE/PulE family protein, with protein MMQTVSVPAVAIDPALLQRARVLCRQSKRSLVDELQQLSGIEARAVVRELARPFGLDVLETADMLALSPAFDVLPLSQALARHSVLLRAADGQLVGVIADPFDLDLQTWLSARAGQGVLNVRLALQADIGAYLSKQEESARAVDSLLPGAATDARRDGKTAAVLSFASVSEAASPAVKLVNSTLYDALKAGASDIHLESTAGGLAVKYRVDGVLDHATSVNGIEVAEHIISRLKVLAELDIAERRVPQDGSFRVESGGREIDLRVSIMPSIHGEDAVIRILDKRAMIEAYGALTLEALGFDAPSLQALRALAQEAYGMLLVTGPTGSGKTTTLYAALTEIHNGREKIITIEDPVEYQLPGILQIPVNEKKGLTFAKGLRSILRHDPDKIMVGEIRDRETAEIAVQSALTGHLVLTTVHANNVFDVFGRFTHMGIDPYAFVSALNGIWAQRLIRTNCPHCASDYTPDDGELASVGLARADVAGYQFKQGKGCGDCRGTGYKGRRSIAEILVLTDEIRELIVDKKPIRQIKAAAYANGTRSLRLAALELVKRGATTITEIKRVTLHA; from the coding sequence ATGATGCAAACCGTATCCGTGCCCGCCGTGGCCATCGATCCTGCGCTGCTGCAGCGCGCGCGCGTCCTGTGCCGGCAATCGAAGCGCAGCCTGGTCGACGAATTGCAGCAGCTGAGCGGTATCGAGGCGCGCGCCGTGGTGCGCGAACTGGCGCGCCCCTTCGGCCTGGACGTGCTGGAGACGGCCGACATGCTGGCCTTGTCTCCCGCCTTCGATGTGCTGCCCCTGTCGCAGGCGCTGGCGCGCCACAGCGTGCTGCTGCGCGCCGCCGACGGCCAGTTGGTGGGCGTGATCGCCGACCCTTTTGATCTTGACCTGCAAACCTGGCTCAGTGCGCGCGCCGGGCAGGGCGTTTTGAACGTGCGCCTGGCGCTGCAGGCCGATATCGGCGCCTACCTGTCGAAGCAGGAAGAGTCGGCGCGCGCCGTCGACAGCCTGCTGCCAGGCGCAGCTACCGATGCGCGGCGCGACGGCAAGACGGCCGCCGTGCTGTCGTTCGCCAGCGTCTCGGAAGCGGCCAGCCCTGCCGTCAAGCTGGTCAACTCGACCTTATATGACGCGCTGAAGGCGGGCGCTTCCGACATCCACCTGGAAAGCACGGCCGGCGGCCTGGCCGTCAAGTACCGTGTCGACGGCGTGCTCGATCACGCCACGTCCGTCAACGGTATCGAAGTGGCCGAACACATCATCTCGCGCCTGAAAGTACTGGCCGAACTCGATATCGCCGAGCGCCGCGTGCCCCAGGACGGCAGCTTCCGCGTCGAATCGGGCGGGCGCGAAATCGATTTGCGCGTTTCCATCATGCCCAGCATCCATGGCGAGGATGCCGTCATCCGCATCCTCGACAAGCGCGCCATGATCGAGGCGTATGGCGCGCTGACCCTCGAAGCGCTGGGCTTTGACGCGCCGTCGCTGCAAGCCCTGCGCGCGCTGGCGCAGGAAGCCTACGGCATGCTGCTCGTCACCGGCCCCACGGGTTCGGGCAAGACGACGACCCTGTATGCGGCGCTGACGGAAATCCATAACGGGCGCGAAAAGATCATCACCATCGAAGACCCCGTCGAATACCAGCTGCCCGGCATTTTGCAAATTCCCGTCAACGAAAAGAAGGGGCTGACCTTTGCCAAGGGCTTGCGCTCGATCCTGCGCCATGACCCCGATAAAATCATGGTGGGTGAAATCCGCGACCGCGAGACGGCGGAAATCGCCGTGCAATCGGCCCTCACGGGCCACCTGGTGCTCACCACCGTGCACGCGAATAATGTCTTCGACGTGTTTGGCCGTTTTACCCACATGGGCATCGATCCGTATGCGTTCGTCTCGGCCCTGAACGGCATCTGGGCGCAGCGTCTGATCCGCACCAACTGCCCCCATTGCGCCAGCGACTACACGCCTGACGATGGTGAGCTGGCCAGCGTGGGCCTGGCGCGCGCCGACGTGGCAGGCTATCAATTCAAGCAGGGAAAGGGGTGCGGCGACTGCCGCGGAACGGGCTACAAGGGGCGCCGCTCGATCGCCGAGATTCTCGTGCTGACCGATGAAATCCGCGAACTGATCGTCGATAAAAAGCCGATCCGCCAGATCAAGGCGGCCGCGTATGCGAACGGCACGCGCAGCCTGCGTCTGGCGGCCCTGGAACTGGTCAAGCGGGGCGCCACCACCATCACGGAAATCAAGAGGGTCACCCTGCATGCGTAG